The proteins below come from a single Branchiostoma floridae strain S238N-H82 chromosome 5, Bfl_VNyyK, whole genome shotgun sequence genomic window:
- the LOC118415822 gene encoding uncharacterized protein LOC118415822 isoform X2, translating to MEQEGSVEETAKGGMAAAVGNTADDGTTNCKSGNANGAEDTKASLSGTRTRTRSSKSTSSSSSHGTITPDRPPSPTPTSQGMGCKNCTPCGNTSMPGSDNGGAAHITVYNFGNIQGSQIGHGGTLHNIQARQTSSKGGQTDETERAVDFVNSIINPGNYPNQYCLKYEDLAERFQSRHGRFKDLGVGPLKAFLQKSPHFDLVQTEAGLMVQQKFEQGTPIGEDQVDSLVNSFDLQTRMQANLPEFNDDSDLEVDFQSCYSHSLGSRSSSRVTSPGITTQRPVIFGQEPIDQGSCNWNYVRPKSRHVRHSSGGSERLSLDLSGSPSIFTSPSPCFSFSSSADSRLPSTPYFNTNISADLLDKLLHKPAGPNILFRESEVVYQGHEGQAAFMLDVVSMWNTPKRKERAFIVMGVQCKCPPPHDVIGLQDTGLDAYYQNLFDTAKCFSYKPPFRYEEFKHRDVLLGIVVIPPCFGSRYTEPCIAEDSLEHGMWHQDELWYRDGPCNAAAPSQNHAKVFTWFRDSTSPRIAKAQLKFPLLGRGEEKWESFFEAVDQFDSRRSYCLILSRCAQDTRHLGELEALAGVPWLKVFDFDQKSRVDGVLSVCEEKLKSTRGLTISTPIDSLDSLSNRSTDWFFPRGHVHKRESLVDGSERAWVKKYGKEVEAHCSLLSEFCHDTTLLTAVVLWYSDDDGLGFLNRLLMKMDSAIDPLKVVLCMPEVPKATASRELVNSIQRSLEIEKVIEIPLECVCWGLQKIAEDNEGRASSQPYQLPNAVSLEPLVVSASDACWLQRELDVLYINETFEQPDTQTSHLGDSFLRGGVLTWYEYHLSSFDARRTLYDDVLNHVKKHIMRGQSTLITLYHAPGGGGTCFARRILWDIHQIDQSVPCVFASAPTMTISELHSRLDWLHNKTHLPVVLLIDSQDSILVNRLFHTCYNVKLIILYVQRYNMAIHEKKQRGNEFWLKGIVDKDEALRLERVFAPHCNQERKHALKILTEGVAVHHVYEFGLTAYDNEYVGVSSYVKGYLDIPKEGALTAWQTAVGYLALAYFYGHIGIPRQFFAKLLGVREDLDALVTTEYLTHRGKQFVFEEDNTWRVTHHVVAKEILEQILCRQTGRHDKEGRLSENARKHLSAFACKFIKEAGVRQMKNGVASPALMRVLRDIFINRDYKAMGQDDIQRRQMMSPIITDIPPHDNSRERLAVLQALTECFPRDPNFWGHLGRFYAMCRASDEEAERCLEKALTLRQEEIRSYQYARRKEESSGDTVLCQVHHMYGILYSRRVAEAVGSKLGDFSNFYHDFDPKKQNIHDVMKKVSDLAVLARDCFTKSRELLVPGMEESFGYIGEITCRLQIVDFLQRFYPSGYFAYLDDDNAPGDVVEFLSSCFSECDHLMAACLDRCTYEDLMRNDSFLQCVNWFNVLFKNAAEALQRWEGGDSIRSRRSRIAALKIKHHNLTKQSKRTFLSLENIHSKDDIAHIIELFECTFQEVYEQNLPMDIGVEVKDWLLAIRHVYCSQTYPLENVLLQVRRWYEKSPKSPLAVYYLYVLNTVLAIGKKKQSGSSRYFAESKRLLPEMKQLSRLVHRYVKTREWLGVEDGQGIRRLVHRGKLGEWSQEQRFWKDPSKTALLEVRTGTVCFSREQLHGTIELDTGQHHSGEPLKVFFVPKIFGMFGKKFENLRVQFYIGFGIDRGCEAFNLKELQKVACTFCKTPTEVPSLGPTRTARCMKCKNVVRATGND from the exons ATGGAACAAGAAGGGAGTGTTGAGGAAACTGCCAAAGGTGGCATGGCAGCCGCAGTTGGAAACACTGCTGACGATGGTACCACCAACTGCAAATCTGGCAATGCAAATGGAGCAGAGGACACCAAAGCCAGTCTTTCaggtacaagaacaagaacaagatcCAGTAAGTCCACAAGTAGCAGCTCATCCCATGGCACCATCACTCCTGACAGACCACCCAGCCCCACTCCTACATCACAGGGCATGGGCTGCAAGAACTGTACTCCTTGTGGAAATACCAGTATGCCAG GTAGCGATAATGGAGGCGCAGCCCATATCACTGTTTACAATTTTGGAAACATCCAAGGCTCTCAAATTGGACATGGTGGTACCCTGCACAACATTCAAGCAAGACAAACTTCATCCAAAG GAGGGCAGACTGATGAAACCGAACGGGCAGTAGACTTTGTAAATTCCATTATCAATCCTGGAAACTATCCAAATCAATATTGTCTGAAGTATGAAGACCTTGCAGAGAGATTTCAGTCTAGGCATGGGAGGTTTAAAGACCTTGGTGTTGGTCCCTTGAAAGCTTTCTTGCAAAAGTCCCCCCATTTTGATTTGGTGCAGACAGAAGCTGGTCTCATGGTTCAACAGAAATTCGAACAGGGCACACCGATTGGTGAGGACCAAGTAGACTCCCTTGTAAATTCCTTTGATTTACAAACAAGAATGCAAGCAAACCTTCCTGAGTTCAATGATGACTCTGATTTGGAGGTAGACTTTCAAAGTTGTTACAGTCATTCTCTGGGGAGTAGGTCATCCTCTCGTGTCACAAGCCCTGGCATCACTACTCAGCGCCCAGTCATTTTTGGCCAAGAGCCAATTGATCAGGGTAGTTGCAATTGGAACTATGTGAGGCCAAAAAGTAGACATGTAAGACATAGCAGTGGTGGGTCTGAGCGCTTGTCTCTAGATCTGTCAGGGTCCCCCTCAATCTTTACCTCTCCTTCACCCTGTTTCAGCTTTTCCTCTTCAGCAGACAGCAGGCTTCCTTCGACACCCTACTTTAACACAAACATATCTGCTGATCTTTTGGACAAACTTTTGCACAAACCTGCAGGACCAAATATTCTGTTCAGAGAAAGCGAAGTTGTCTATCAAGGACACGAAGGGCAAGCAGCTTTCATGCTCGATGTTGTGTCCATGTGGAACActccaaaaagaaaagaaagagcaTTTATAGTGATGGGAGTTCAGTGCAAGTGCCCGCCCCCTCATGATGTGATTGGACTACAGGACACAGGCCTTGATGCTTACTACCAGAATCTTTTTGACACTGCCAAGTGCTTCTCCTATAAGCCTCCTTTCAGGTATGAAGAATTCAAGCATCGGGACGTGTTATTAGGCATTGTTGTCATCCCACCTTGCTTTGGTTCGAGGTACACTGAGCCTTGCATAGCAGAGGATTCTCTGGAACACGGTATGTGGCACCAAGACGAGCTTTGGTATCGCGACGGTCCTTGCAACGCCGCCGCACCATCACAGAATCATGCTAAAGTCTTTACTTGGTTTCGGGACAGCACGTCACCTAGAATTGCAAAGGCTCAGCTCAAATTCCCCTTGCTAGGAAGAGGCGAGGAAAAATGGGAATCCTTCTTTGAGGCAGTTGACCAGTTTGACAGTCGACGTTCTTATTGCCTCATTCTTAGCCGCTGTGCTCAAGACACACGGCATCTTGGAGAGCTGGAGGCACTTGCAGGTGTACCTTGGCTTAAGGTGTTTGACTTTGATCAGAAAAGTCGTGTCGATGGAGTCTTGTCAGTCTGTGAGGAGAAGCTTAAGTCAACACGTGGCCTGACCATTTCCACTCCCATAGATTCTCTGGACAGCCTATCCAATAGGTCGACTGACTGGTTCTTCCCAAGGGGACATGTCCATAAAAGGGAAAGTCTTGTAGACGGGTCTGAACGAGCATGGGTGAAGAAGTATGGCAAAGAAGTGGAAGCTCACTGCAGCCTTCTCTCAGAGTTTTGCCATGACACTACCCTCCTGACAGCTGTTGTGTTGTGGTATTCAGATGATGACGGTCTTGGTTTCTTGAATCGGTTACTTATGAAGATGGACAGTGCCATCGATCCACTCAAAGTAGTCCTTTGTATGCCTGAAGTTCCAAAGGCTACGGCATCTAGGGAACTGGTGAATTCAATACAACGGTCCTTGGAAATCGAGAAAGTTATTGAAATTCCTCTTGAGTGTGTCTGTTGGGGACTACAGAAGATAGCCGAGGACAATGAGGGAAGGGCTTCCAGTCAGCCGTATCAGCTTCCTAATGCTGTAAGCTTGGAACCGTTAGTAGTCAGTGCCTCGGATGCCTGCTGGCTTCAACGAGAACTGGATGTTCTGTACATAAATGAGACATTTGAGCAGCCAGATACTCAAACATCTCATCTTGGTGACAGCTTCCTGAGGGGAGGGGTGTTGACGTGGTATGAATACCATCTGTCCTCCTTTGACGCACGTCGCACGCTGTATGACGACGTGCTCAATCATGTGAAGAAACACATCATGAGAGGCCAGTCTACATTGATCACGTTGTACCATGCTCCCGGAGGTGGTGGCACATGCTTCGCAAGGCGCATTCTGTGGGATATCCATCAAATTGATCAATCCGTTCCTTGTGTCTTTGCTTCTGCACCTACCATGACAATCAGTGAACTGCACAGTCGTTTGGACTGGTTGCACAACAAGACCCACCTTCCCGTCGTACTGCTCATTGACAGCCAAGATTCTATCTTGGTGAATCGCCTTTTCCACACCTGCTACAATGTGAAGTTGATCATATTGTATGTCCAGAGGTATAATATGGCCATTCATGAGAAGAAGCAGCGTGGAAATGAGTTTTGGCTGAAGGGTATTGTTGACAAGGACGAAGCATTGAGGTTGGAGCGTGTCTTCGCACCCCACTGTAACCAGGAGAGGAAACATGCGCTGAAGATTCTCACTGAAGGGGTGGCAGTGCATCATGTCTATGAGTTTGGGCTTACAGCATATGACAATGAATACGTGGGTGTGTCATCTTATGTGAAAGGGTACCTCGACATTCCAAAGGAAGGTGCATTGACAGCATGGCAGACAGCTGTCGGATACTTAGCCCTTGCGTATTTCTACGGCCACATTGGCATCCCGAGACAGTTCTTTGCCAAGTTGCTTGGAGTGAGGGAGGATCTTGATGCACTCGTTACAACCGAGTATCTCACGCATCGGGGGAAGCAGTTTGTTTTTGAGGAGGACAACACATGGAGAGTGACACACCATGTTGTTGCAAAGGAGATCCTTGAGCAAATCCTCTGTCGACAGACAGGTAGACATGACAAGGAGGGCAGGCTCAGCGAGAATGCCAGGAAGCACTTGTCCGCATTTGCCTGCAAGTTCATCAAAGAGGCAGGAGTGAGACAGATGAAGAACGGCGTGGCTTCCCCGGCTCTCATGCGAGTCCTGAGGGACATTTTCATCAACAGGGACTACAAGGCCATGGGACAGGATGACATCCAGAGGCGCCAGATGATGTCCCCGATAATCACAGATATCCCTCCTCATGATAACAGTAGAGAGAGGCTTGCTGTCTTGCAGGCTTTGACTGAGTGCTTCCCTCGTGATCCCAACTTTTGGGGACATCTGGGAAGATTCTACGCCATGTGTAGGGCATCTGACGAAGAAGCGGAACGGTGTCTTGAAAAAGCACTGACTCTTCGTCAGGAGGAGATTAGATCCTACCAGTATGCAAGGAGAAAGGAAGAATCAAGTGGGGATACTGTTCTGTGTCAAGTACATCATATGTATGGGATCCTGTACAGCAGAAGAGTGGCAGAAGCAGTGGGTAGTAAACTGGGGGACTTCTCCAACTTCTACCACGACTTTGACCCAAAGAAACAGAACATTCACGACGTCATGAAGAAAGTTTCTGATCTAGCAGTTCTAGCGAGGGATTGCTTTACAAAGTCTCGAGAGCTGCTTGTCCCGGGCATGGAGGAAAGCTTTGGGTACATCGGGGAGATCACTTGTCGTTTGCAGATTGTTGACTTTCTGCAGAGGTTTTACCCATCTGGGTACTTTGCCTACCTTGATGACGACAATGCGCCTGGTGACGTTGTGGAATTCTTGAGCTCTTGCTTTTCGGAGTGCGACCACCTAATGGCTGCATGCTTGGACCGCTGCACGTACGAAGACCTGATGAGAAACGACAGTTTCCTACAGTGCGTCAACTGGTTCAATGTGCTGTTCAAAAACGCAGCAGAGGCCCTGcagaggtgggaggggggcgacagtATTCGAAGCAGAAGAAGCAGGATCGCTGCCCTGAAAATCAAACACCACAACCTGACCAAACAGAGCAAGAGAACGTTTCTCAGCTTGGAGAACATCCATTCTAAGGACGACATTGCTCACATCATTGAGCTGTTTGAGTGTACATTTCAGGAGGTGTATGAGCAAAACCTACCGATGGACATCGGTGTGGAGGTGAAAGATTGGCTGCTGGCTATTCGACATGTTTACTGTAGCCAGACCTATCCTCTAGAAAACGTCCTCCTTCAGGTACGCCGTTGGTATGAAAAGAGTCCCAAGTCCCCCCTTGCTGTGTATTACCTGTATGTACTGAACACTGTCTTGGCTATTGGGAAGAAGAAACAGTCTGGTTCAAGCCGATACTTTGCGGAGTCCAAACGACTGCTTCCCGAAATGAAGCAACTCAGCCGACTCGTCCACCGTTATGTCAAGACTCGGGAATGGCTCGGCGTGGAAGACGGACAAGGGATCCGACGACTGGTCCACCGCGGCAAGCTGGGAGAGTGGAGCCAAGAACAAAGGTTCTGGAAAGATCCAAGCAAGACGGCCTTGTTGGAAGTAAGAACAGGTACAGTGTGTTTCTCACGAGAACAACTGCATGGGACCATCGAACTGGACACTGGGCAGCACCACAGCGGAGAGCCCTTGAAAGTGTTTTTTGTCCCAAAAATCTTTGGCATGTTTGGAAAGAAGTTCGAGAACCTGCGTGTTCAGTTCTACATTGGTTTCGGCATTGATCGAGGTTGTGAAGCGTTCAATCTGAAAGAGCTACAGAAAGTTGCTTGCACTTTCTGCAAGACACCTACAGAGGTGCCCTCGTTGGGACCAACCCGCACTGCCCGTTGCATGAAGTGCAAAAATGTTGTCAGGGCTACTGGGAATGACTAG
- the LOC118415822 gene encoding uncharacterized protein LOC118415822 isoform X1 — translation MLTWLFNKDYFRTGAVAIFSFSVSEKHRVPGAKCESVWERLEDGRLGNVWRWLLLADNLRDSCHGYPITDLMEQEGSVEETAKGGMAAAVGNTADDGTTNCKSGNANGAEDTKASLSGTRTRTRSSKSTSSSSSHGTITPDRPPSPTPTSQGMGCKNCTPCGNTSMPGSDNGGAAHITVYNFGNIQGSQIGHGGTLHNIQARQTSSKGGQTDETERAVDFVNSIINPGNYPNQYCLKYEDLAERFQSRHGRFKDLGVGPLKAFLQKSPHFDLVQTEAGLMVQQKFEQGTPIGEDQVDSLVNSFDLQTRMQANLPEFNDDSDLEVDFQSCYSHSLGSRSSSRVTSPGITTQRPVIFGQEPIDQGSCNWNYVRPKSRHVRHSSGGSERLSLDLSGSPSIFTSPSPCFSFSSSADSRLPSTPYFNTNISADLLDKLLHKPAGPNILFRESEVVYQGHEGQAAFMLDVVSMWNTPKRKERAFIVMGVQCKCPPPHDVIGLQDTGLDAYYQNLFDTAKCFSYKPPFRYEEFKHRDVLLGIVVIPPCFGSRYTEPCIAEDSLEHGMWHQDELWYRDGPCNAAAPSQNHAKVFTWFRDSTSPRIAKAQLKFPLLGRGEEKWESFFEAVDQFDSRRSYCLILSRCAQDTRHLGELEALAGVPWLKVFDFDQKSRVDGVLSVCEEKLKSTRGLTISTPIDSLDSLSNRSTDWFFPRGHVHKRESLVDGSERAWVKKYGKEVEAHCSLLSEFCHDTTLLTAVVLWYSDDDGLGFLNRLLMKMDSAIDPLKVVLCMPEVPKATASRELVNSIQRSLEIEKVIEIPLECVCWGLQKIAEDNEGRASSQPYQLPNAVSLEPLVVSASDACWLQRELDVLYINETFEQPDTQTSHLGDSFLRGGVLTWYEYHLSSFDARRTLYDDVLNHVKKHIMRGQSTLITLYHAPGGGGTCFARRILWDIHQIDQSVPCVFASAPTMTISELHSRLDWLHNKTHLPVVLLIDSQDSILVNRLFHTCYNVKLIILYVQRYNMAIHEKKQRGNEFWLKGIVDKDEALRLERVFAPHCNQERKHALKILTEGVAVHHVYEFGLTAYDNEYVGVSSYVKGYLDIPKEGALTAWQTAVGYLALAYFYGHIGIPRQFFAKLLGVREDLDALVTTEYLTHRGKQFVFEEDNTWRVTHHVVAKEILEQILCRQTGRHDKEGRLSENARKHLSAFACKFIKEAGVRQMKNGVASPALMRVLRDIFINRDYKAMGQDDIQRRQMMSPIITDIPPHDNSRERLAVLQALTECFPRDPNFWGHLGRFYAMCRASDEEAERCLEKALTLRQEEIRSYQYARRKEESSGDTVLCQVHHMYGILYSRRVAEAVGSKLGDFSNFYHDFDPKKQNIHDVMKKVSDLAVLARDCFTKSRELLVPGMEESFGYIGEITCRLQIVDFLQRFYPSGYFAYLDDDNAPGDVVEFLSSCFSECDHLMAACLDRCTYEDLMRNDSFLQCVNWFNVLFKNAAEALQRWEGGDSIRSRRSRIAALKIKHHNLTKQSKRTFLSLENIHSKDDIAHIIELFECTFQEVYEQNLPMDIGVEVKDWLLAIRHVYCSQTYPLENVLLQVRRWYEKSPKSPLAVYYLYVLNTVLAIGKKKQSGSSRYFAESKRLLPEMKQLSRLVHRYVKTREWLGVEDGQGIRRLVHRGKLGEWSQEQRFWKDPSKTALLEVRTGTVCFSREQLHGTIELDTGQHHSGEPLKVFFVPKIFGMFGKKFENLRVQFYIGFGIDRGCEAFNLKELQKVACTFCKTPTEVPSLGPTRTARCMKCKNVVRATGND, via the exons ATGTTGACGTGGTTATTCAACAAGGACTATTTTCGTACTGGTGCGGTAGCTATTTTTAGTTTCTCAGTTTCGGAAAAGCACCGGGTCCCGGGAGCGAAGTGCGAGTCAG TCTGGGAACGTTTGGAAGATGGCCGGCTCGGAAACGTTTGGCGTTGGCTATTGCTTGCTGACAACTTGAGAGATTCCTGTCACGGATATCCGATCACAG ATCTGATGGAACAAGAAGGGAGTGTTGAGGAAACTGCCAAAGGTGGCATGGCAGCCGCAGTTGGAAACACTGCTGACGATGGTACCACCAACTGCAAATCTGGCAATGCAAATGGAGCAGAGGACACCAAAGCCAGTCTTTCaggtacaagaacaagaacaagatcCAGTAAGTCCACAAGTAGCAGCTCATCCCATGGCACCATCACTCCTGACAGACCACCCAGCCCCACTCCTACATCACAGGGCATGGGCTGCAAGAACTGTACTCCTTGTGGAAATACCAGTATGCCAG GTAGCGATAATGGAGGCGCAGCCCATATCACTGTTTACAATTTTGGAAACATCCAAGGCTCTCAAATTGGACATGGTGGTACCCTGCACAACATTCAAGCAAGACAAACTTCATCCAAAG GAGGGCAGACTGATGAAACCGAACGGGCAGTAGACTTTGTAAATTCCATTATCAATCCTGGAAACTATCCAAATCAATATTGTCTGAAGTATGAAGACCTTGCAGAGAGATTTCAGTCTAGGCATGGGAGGTTTAAAGACCTTGGTGTTGGTCCCTTGAAAGCTTTCTTGCAAAAGTCCCCCCATTTTGATTTGGTGCAGACAGAAGCTGGTCTCATGGTTCAACAGAAATTCGAACAGGGCACACCGATTGGTGAGGACCAAGTAGACTCCCTTGTAAATTCCTTTGATTTACAAACAAGAATGCAAGCAAACCTTCCTGAGTTCAATGATGACTCTGATTTGGAGGTAGACTTTCAAAGTTGTTACAGTCATTCTCTGGGGAGTAGGTCATCCTCTCGTGTCACAAGCCCTGGCATCACTACTCAGCGCCCAGTCATTTTTGGCCAAGAGCCAATTGATCAGGGTAGTTGCAATTGGAACTATGTGAGGCCAAAAAGTAGACATGTAAGACATAGCAGTGGTGGGTCTGAGCGCTTGTCTCTAGATCTGTCAGGGTCCCCCTCAATCTTTACCTCTCCTTCACCCTGTTTCAGCTTTTCCTCTTCAGCAGACAGCAGGCTTCCTTCGACACCCTACTTTAACACAAACATATCTGCTGATCTTTTGGACAAACTTTTGCACAAACCTGCAGGACCAAATATTCTGTTCAGAGAAAGCGAAGTTGTCTATCAAGGACACGAAGGGCAAGCAGCTTTCATGCTCGATGTTGTGTCCATGTGGAACActccaaaaagaaaagaaagagcaTTTATAGTGATGGGAGTTCAGTGCAAGTGCCCGCCCCCTCATGATGTGATTGGACTACAGGACACAGGCCTTGATGCTTACTACCAGAATCTTTTTGACACTGCCAAGTGCTTCTCCTATAAGCCTCCTTTCAGGTATGAAGAATTCAAGCATCGGGACGTGTTATTAGGCATTGTTGTCATCCCACCTTGCTTTGGTTCGAGGTACACTGAGCCTTGCATAGCAGAGGATTCTCTGGAACACGGTATGTGGCACCAAGACGAGCTTTGGTATCGCGACGGTCCTTGCAACGCCGCCGCACCATCACAGAATCATGCTAAAGTCTTTACTTGGTTTCGGGACAGCACGTCACCTAGAATTGCAAAGGCTCAGCTCAAATTCCCCTTGCTAGGAAGAGGCGAGGAAAAATGGGAATCCTTCTTTGAGGCAGTTGACCAGTTTGACAGTCGACGTTCTTATTGCCTCATTCTTAGCCGCTGTGCTCAAGACACACGGCATCTTGGAGAGCTGGAGGCACTTGCAGGTGTACCTTGGCTTAAGGTGTTTGACTTTGATCAGAAAAGTCGTGTCGATGGAGTCTTGTCAGTCTGTGAGGAGAAGCTTAAGTCAACACGTGGCCTGACCATTTCCACTCCCATAGATTCTCTGGACAGCCTATCCAATAGGTCGACTGACTGGTTCTTCCCAAGGGGACATGTCCATAAAAGGGAAAGTCTTGTAGACGGGTCTGAACGAGCATGGGTGAAGAAGTATGGCAAAGAAGTGGAAGCTCACTGCAGCCTTCTCTCAGAGTTTTGCCATGACACTACCCTCCTGACAGCTGTTGTGTTGTGGTATTCAGATGATGACGGTCTTGGTTTCTTGAATCGGTTACTTATGAAGATGGACAGTGCCATCGATCCACTCAAAGTAGTCCTTTGTATGCCTGAAGTTCCAAAGGCTACGGCATCTAGGGAACTGGTGAATTCAATACAACGGTCCTTGGAAATCGAGAAAGTTATTGAAATTCCTCTTGAGTGTGTCTGTTGGGGACTACAGAAGATAGCCGAGGACAATGAGGGAAGGGCTTCCAGTCAGCCGTATCAGCTTCCTAATGCTGTAAGCTTGGAACCGTTAGTAGTCAGTGCCTCGGATGCCTGCTGGCTTCAACGAGAACTGGATGTTCTGTACATAAATGAGACATTTGAGCAGCCAGATACTCAAACATCTCATCTTGGTGACAGCTTCCTGAGGGGAGGGGTGTTGACGTGGTATGAATACCATCTGTCCTCCTTTGACGCACGTCGCACGCTGTATGACGACGTGCTCAATCATGTGAAGAAACACATCATGAGAGGCCAGTCTACATTGATCACGTTGTACCATGCTCCCGGAGGTGGTGGCACATGCTTCGCAAGGCGCATTCTGTGGGATATCCATCAAATTGATCAATCCGTTCCTTGTGTCTTTGCTTCTGCACCTACCATGACAATCAGTGAACTGCACAGTCGTTTGGACTGGTTGCACAACAAGACCCACCTTCCCGTCGTACTGCTCATTGACAGCCAAGATTCTATCTTGGTGAATCGCCTTTTCCACACCTGCTACAATGTGAAGTTGATCATATTGTATGTCCAGAGGTATAATATGGCCATTCATGAGAAGAAGCAGCGTGGAAATGAGTTTTGGCTGAAGGGTATTGTTGACAAGGACGAAGCATTGAGGTTGGAGCGTGTCTTCGCACCCCACTGTAACCAGGAGAGGAAACATGCGCTGAAGATTCTCACTGAAGGGGTGGCAGTGCATCATGTCTATGAGTTTGGGCTTACAGCATATGACAATGAATACGTGGGTGTGTCATCTTATGTGAAAGGGTACCTCGACATTCCAAAGGAAGGTGCATTGACAGCATGGCAGACAGCTGTCGGATACTTAGCCCTTGCGTATTTCTACGGCCACATTGGCATCCCGAGACAGTTCTTTGCCAAGTTGCTTGGAGTGAGGGAGGATCTTGATGCACTCGTTACAACCGAGTATCTCACGCATCGGGGGAAGCAGTTTGTTTTTGAGGAGGACAACACATGGAGAGTGACACACCATGTTGTTGCAAAGGAGATCCTTGAGCAAATCCTCTGTCGACAGACAGGTAGACATGACAAGGAGGGCAGGCTCAGCGAGAATGCCAGGAAGCACTTGTCCGCATTTGCCTGCAAGTTCATCAAAGAGGCAGGAGTGAGACAGATGAAGAACGGCGTGGCTTCCCCGGCTCTCATGCGAGTCCTGAGGGACATTTTCATCAACAGGGACTACAAGGCCATGGGACAGGATGACATCCAGAGGCGCCAGATGATGTCCCCGATAATCACAGATATCCCTCCTCATGATAACAGTAGAGAGAGGCTTGCTGTCTTGCAGGCTTTGACTGAGTGCTTCCCTCGTGATCCCAACTTTTGGGGACATCTGGGAAGATTCTACGCCATGTGTAGGGCATCTGACGAAGAAGCGGAACGGTGTCTTGAAAAAGCACTGACTCTTCGTCAGGAGGAGATTAGATCCTACCAGTATGCAAGGAGAAAGGAAGAATCAAGTGGGGATACTGTTCTGTGTCAAGTACATCATATGTATGGGATCCTGTACAGCAGAAGAGTGGCAGAAGCAGTGGGTAGTAAACTGGGGGACTTCTCCAACTTCTACCACGACTTTGACCCAAAGAAACAGAACATTCACGACGTCATGAAGAAAGTTTCTGATCTAGCAGTTCTAGCGAGGGATTGCTTTACAAAGTCTCGAGAGCTGCTTGTCCCGGGCATGGAGGAAAGCTTTGGGTACATCGGGGAGATCACTTGTCGTTTGCAGATTGTTGACTTTCTGCAGAGGTTTTACCCATCTGGGTACTTTGCCTACCTTGATGACGACAATGCGCCTGGTGACGTTGTGGAATTCTTGAGCTCTTGCTTTTCGGAGTGCGACCACCTAATGGCTGCATGCTTGGACCGCTGCACGTACGAAGACCTGATGAGAAACGACAGTTTCCTACAGTGCGTCAACTGGTTCAATGTGCTGTTCAAAAACGCAGCAGAGGCCCTGcagaggtgggaggggggcgacagtATTCGAAGCAGAAGAAGCAGGATCGCTGCCCTGAAAATCAAACACCACAACCTGACCAAACAGAGCAAGAGAACGTTTCTCAGCTTGGAGAACATCCATTCTAAGGACGACATTGCTCACATCATTGAGCTGTTTGAGTGTACATTTCAGGAGGTGTATGAGCAAAACCTACCGATGGACATCGGTGTGGAGGTGAAAGATTGGCTGCTGGCTATTCGACATGTTTACTGTAGCCAGACCTATCCTCTAGAAAACGTCCTCCTTCAGGTACGCCGTTGGTATGAAAAGAGTCCCAAGTCCCCCCTTGCTGTGTATTACCTGTATGTACTGAACACTGTCTTGGCTATTGGGAAGAAGAAACAGTCTGGTTCAAGCCGATACTTTGCGGAGTCCAAACGACTGCTTCCCGAAATGAAGCAACTCAGCCGACTCGTCCACCGTTATGTCAAGACTCGGGAATGGCTCGGCGTGGAAGACGGACAAGGGATCCGACGACTGGTCCACCGCGGCAAGCTGGGAGAGTGGAGCCAAGAACAAAGGTTCTGGAAAGATCCAAGCAAGACGGCCTTGTTGGAAGTAAGAACAGGTACAGTGTGTTTCTCACGAGAACAACTGCATGGGACCATCGAACTGGACACTGGGCAGCACCACAGCGGAGAGCCCTTGAAAGTGTTTTTTGTCCCAAAAATCTTTGGCATGTTTGGAAAGAAGTTCGAGAACCTGCGTGTTCAGTTCTACATTGGTTTCGGCATTGATCGAGGTTGTGAAGCGTTCAATCTGAAAGAGCTACAGAAAGTTGCTTGCACTTTCTGCAAGACACCTACAGAGGTGCCCTCGTTGGGACCAACCCGCACTGCCCGTTGCATGAAGTGCAAAAATGTTGTCAGGGCTACTGGGAATGACTAG
- the LOC118415666 gene encoding uncharacterized protein LOC118415666, which produces MEVEPSQPSSTVFEPGLCKPVPTSATSTISNKSVYSETTPTPSQDKQGVEEEGDVTELVELKGTKEWVRRQLVEHEATLLARQQDGADNSTQEEVNANILHLQSQLHEQSTKLSVQELALERLQCGDALSKFLLESPDIGRYLGGTDKQREMITYHLSFVLFTL; this is translated from the exons ATGGAAGTTGAGCCTAGTCAACCCAGCAGCACGGTGTTTGAGCCAGGTCTGTGCAAACCTGTACCGACATCTGCCACTAGTACCATCTCTAACAAGTCTGTCTACAGTGAGACTACTCCTACTCCTAGTCAGGACAAACAGGGGGTTGAAGAAGAAGGGGATGTCACCGAACTGGTGGAGTTAAAAGG AACAAAGGAATGGGTGAGAAGGCAACTTGTTGAACATGAAGCAACTCTGCTTGCAC GACAACAAGATGGGGCTGACAACAGCACTCAAGAGGAAGTGAATGCAAA CATTCTACACCTACAGTCCCAGCTACATGaacagtcaacaaaactcaGTGTGCAGGAACTGGCGTTGGAAAG GTTACAGTGTGGAGATGCACTCTCCAAGTTTCTCTTAGAGTCACCTGATATTGGTAGGTACTTGGGAGGAACGGACAAACAACGAGAGATGATTacttatcatttatcatttgtcTTGTTTACATTGTAA